The following coding sequences lie in one Drosophila sulfurigaster albostrigata strain 15112-1811.04 chromosome 2R, ASM2355843v2, whole genome shotgun sequence genomic window:
- the LOC133837854 gene encoding probable mitochondrial glutathione transporter SLC25A40, whose translation MSKGEPIVINTDNSSNNADRNKLKKPKKMLNDPRFQIRPSQQVASACTGAMITACFMTPLDVIKTRMQSQQASSHKCFLYCNGLMDHLFAMCNRRQPQFTSTLDALLKISRNEGIAALWSGLGPTLVSALPSTVVYFVAYEQFKARYTSIYKKHFDTPTAHGIGSSQKDVPLYVPMLSGVTARICAVTFVSPIELVRTKMQSQRLNYAQVMNFVRNIIALQGISGLWRGLPPTILRDVPFSGIYWPIYEYLKICLSNNAMQPSFGLSFFAGVLAGSVAALVTCPFDVVKTHEQIEFAERVIFTDSPSKELNKQSTFSRLASIYRVYGLRGLFAGCVPRLIKVAPACAIMISTFEYSKSFFFYYNVQQHNAQLLQNNPNAKLINDEDID comes from the coding sequence ATGTCGAAGGGCGAACCTATTGTCATCAACACTGACAATAGCAGCAATAATGCCGACAGAAATAAACTCAAGAAGCCCAAGAAAATGCTCAACGATCCGCGCTTCCAGATCCGACCTTCTCAGCAGGTTGCTTCCGCCTGCACTGGAGCCATGATCACAGCCTGTTTCATGACCCCGCTGGACGTCATCAAGACGCGAATGCAGTCTCAGCAGGCCAGTTCCCATAAGTGTTTTCTCTACTGCAACGGTTTGATGGATCATCTCTTTGCCATGTGTAATAGAAGGCAGCCACAGTTCACAAGTACATTGGATGCACTGCTTAAGATCAGTAGAAATGAGGGTATTGCAGCGCTGTGGAGTGGACTTGGCCCAACGCTAGTCTCTGCACTGCCCTCGACAGTTGTCTACTTCGTGGCATACGAACAGTTTAAGGCCAGATACACATCCATTTATAAGAAGCACTTTGATACTCCCACCGCACATGGTATAGGCTCCAGCCAGAAGGATGTTCCGCTATATGTGCCCATGCTGTCCGGTGTTACAGCTCGGATTTGCGCAGTTACCTTCGTCAGTCCCATCGAGCTTGTGCGCACTAAAATGCAGAGTCAGCGCCTGAACTATGCTCAGGTAATGAACTTTGTACGGAACATTATCGCCTTGCAGGGCATCTCAGGATTGTGGCGAGGCCTGCCGCCCACCATATTGAGGGATGTTCCCTTCTCGGGCATCTATTGGCCCATTTATGAGTACTTAAAGATATGCCTTAGCAACAATGCAATGCAGCCATCGTTTGGACTGAGCTTCTTCGCTGGCGTGCTGGCTGGATCTGTAGCAGCCCTAGTCACGTGTCCCTTCGATGTGGTCAAGACGCATGAACAGATTGAATTTGCGGAGCGCGTCATCTTCACAGACTCACCCAGCAAGGAGCTGAACAAACAATCCACCTTTAGTCGCCTGGCCTCCATCTATCGCGTCTATGGACTGCGTGGTCTTTTTGCTGGTTGCGTGCCGAGATTGATCAAAGTGGCGCCTGCATGCGCCATCATGATTTCGACCTTTGAGTATAGCAAATCGTTcttcttttattataatgtgCAGCAACACAATGCGCAATTGTTGCAGAATAATCCTAATGCAAAGCTAATCAATGATGAGGACATTGATTAG